A genomic segment from Daphnia carinata strain CSIRO-1 chromosome 1, CSIRO_AGI_Dcar_HiC_V3, whole genome shotgun sequence encodes:
- the LOC130692487 gene encoding elongation of very long chain fatty acids protein AAEL008004-like, producing the protein MAFLFQALIFENSPLWESRDKRIDGWPLMSSPLPTIVICLTYVYFVKIWGPKFMNHRPAYNLREVLAVYNAIQIVCNGWLFYELGRYGWLSGNYSFTCQPVDYSNNEAALRILRASYWFFMSKFLDLFDTLFFVLRKKNNQITMLHVIHHGLLPMTIWPGVRFTAGGHACFFAFLNTLVHVVMYFYYFLAAMGPSVRKYLGWKKHLTCFQIMQFIVGSVHCFQLIFIDCDFPIVFCWWIGCHEILFFFLFINFYRQTYLPQQATKSSSQSKKKNVRLKIC; encoded by the exons ATGGCTTTCCTCTTCCAAGCCCTGATTTTCGAGAATTCGCCATTATGGGAATCAAGAG ATAAACGAATAGATGGCTGGCCGCTTATGAGCTCCCCTCTTCCAACAATCGTAATATGTTTAACTTACGTCTACTTCGTCAAAATATGGGGCCCCAAGTTCATGAATCATCGACCGGCTTACAACCTTCGAGAAGTTTTAGCGGTGTACAACGCAATTCAGATTGTTTGCAACGGCTGGCTATTCTACGAATTAGGCCGTTACGGCTGGCTCAGCGGGAATTACAGCTTCACTTGTCAGCCAGTTGATTACTCGAATAACGAAGCAGCCCTACGGATCCTCAGAGCCAGCTATTGGTTTTTCATGTCAAAGTTCCTTGATTTATTTGATACGCTGTTCTTTGTGCTTCGcaagaaaaataatcaaatcaCGATGCTTCACGTCATCCATCATGGACTACTTCCCATGACCATATGGCCGGGAGTTCGTTTCACGGCCGGTGGACACGCCTGTTTTTTCGCCTTCCTCAATACGTTGGTGCACGTTGTGATGTACTTCTACTATTTTTTGGCGGCAATGGGACCAAGCGTTCGCAAATACCTCGGCTGGAAAAAGCATCTGACATGCTTCCAAATAATGCAGTTCATTGTTGGATCGGTCCATTGTTTCCAGCTGATATTCATCGACTGTGATTTCCCCATCGTTTTCTGCTGGTGGATCGGATGTCACgaaatcctcttttttttccttttcatcaatTTCTACAGACAAACTTATTTACCACAGCAAGCAACGAAGTCATCATCccaatccaaaaagaaaaacgtgaggCTAAAAATTTGCTGA
- the LOC130692494 gene encoding elongation of very long chain fatty acids protein AAEL008004-like: MFSLVHYVFDEAARIWDLRDKRTDGWLLTDSPLTPTLICLVYVYAVQILGPKLMENQAAYKLRGLLVIYNVFQISFNGWMFYHLCRLTWFNGYSLMCQPVDYSDNEDALQIITLGYCNYLCKLIDFFDTVFFVLRKKNSQQITFLHVYHHATMPLTVWIVFRYVPGGQSVFMPTVNSFVHVVMYFYYLMAAMGPRFQKYLWWKKYLTGLQMLQFLCVGVHGSQLLLIECDFPIFFPWFFVTQSIVFFLLFKAFHSKAYKVTKIDNKKIK; the protein is encoded by the exons atgttttctCTGGTACACTACGTTTTCGATGAAGCTGCCAGGATCTGGGACCTAAGAG ACAAGCGAACAGATGGATGGCTACTGACGGATTCTCCGCTAACACCAACATTGATTTGCCTGGTATACGTGTATGCTGTTCAAATACTAGGGCCCAAACTTATGGAAAATCAAGCAGCTTACAAGTTGAGAGGCTTACTTGTGATATACAACGTATTTCAAATATCATTCAATGGTTGGATGTTCTACCATCTTTGCCGCTTAACGTGGTTCAACGGTTACAGTCTCATGTGTCAGCCAGTGGATTACTCGGACAACGAAGACGCCCTACAAATAATCACGCTCGGCTATTGCAACTACCTGTGCAAATTAATCGATTTTTTCGACACCGTATTTTTTGTGTTGCGAAAAAAGAACAGCCAGCAAATAACGTTCTTGCACGTATATCATCACGCTACAATGCCCCTCACTGTTTGGATCGTTTTTCGATACGTCCCGGGTGGACAAAGCGTTTTCATGCCGACTGTCAATAGTTTTGTGCACGTCGTTATGTATTTTTACTACCTAATGGCAGCCATGGGACCACGCTTCCAAAAATATCTTTGGTGGAAAAAGTACCTCACCGGTTTGCAGATGTTGCAGTTCTTATGTGTTGGAGTGCATGGGTCACAGTTATTGCTCATCGAATGCGATTTCCCCATCTTCTTCCCATGGTTCTTCGTCACACAATCCATAGTATTCTTCCTATTATTCAAAGCTTTTCACTCTAAAGCGTACAAGGTAACTAAaatagacaacaaaaaaattaagtaa
- the LOC130692498 gene encoding elongation of very long chain fatty acids protein AAEL008004-like, with protein sequence MCFEYPLHRQTVLIRHANLCFFCVANSTLHFICCSAKNVQVHHTMDPVKTLISGCSRIWEARDTRTDGWPLTESPLTAILICLAYLFAAKMLGPKLMANRPPYDLRGALVTYNAFQIFFNGWMFYHICCVTWLKGYSLICQPVDYSNNEDALQAISMGYFYCISKLLDLLDTLFFVLRKKDNHLTFLHIYHHICMLLTVWIGFRFISGGQSAFLPTVNTLMNVGVHFYYLIAAMGPSFRKYLWWKKYLTVFQMFELVCIGLHGSQLLFVDCGFPSAIAWYYVAQTCIFLLLFKNFHSKTYPTNNNFHCKSK encoded by the exons ATGTGCTTCGAATATCCCTTGCATCGGCAGACCGTTTTGATCCGCCACGCTAACCTGTGTTTCTTTTGCGTCGCAAACAGTACACTGCATTTCATTTGTTGCAGTGCCAAAAACGTACAAGTTCATCATACAATGGATCCCGTTAAGACTCTCATTTCTGGATGCAGCCGAATTTGGGAGGCAAGAG atACACGGACAGACGGATGGCCATTAACAGAATCTCCACTAACGGCAATCCTGATTTGCCTGGCTTACCTGTTCGCTGCCAAAATGTTGGGTCCGAAGCTGATGGCGAATCGTCCACCTTACGACTTACGAGGAGCACTGGTGACTTACAATGCCTTCCAAATCTTTTTTAATGGGTGGATGTTCTACCACATCTGCTGCGTGACCTGGCTGAAAGGCTACAGTCTGATTTGCCAGCCAGTGGATTACTCGAACAATGAAGATGCTCTTCAGGCGATTAGCATGGGATACTTTTATTGCATATCCAAACTCCTTGATTTACTGGATACGTTGTTCTTTGTGTTACGTAAAAAGGACAATCACTTAACTTTTCTTCACATTTATCATCACATCTGTATGCTGTTGACAGTATGGATTGGCTTCCGGTTCATTTCGGGTGGTCAAAGTGCTTTTCTGCCAACTGTCAACACTTTAATGAACGTCGGCGTGCACTTTTACTACCTCATTGCTGCAATGGGCCCGTCCTTTCGAAAATACTTGTGGTGGAAAAAGTATCTAACCGTTTTTCAAATGTTCGAATTAGTCTGCATTGGTTTGCATGGATCGCAATTATTATTTGTCGATTGTGGCTTTCCTTCCGCCATTGCGTGGTATTACGTTGCACAGACGTGTATTTTCTTACtgcttttcaaaaactttcattcaaaaacataCCCAACAAATAACAATTTCCATTGCAAAAGTAAATGA